The Exiguobacterium aurantiacum DSM 6208 genome includes a window with the following:
- a CDS encoding helix-turn-helix transcriptional regulator, with amino-acid sequence MDNFYTLDQQIVSALRNAHPIRAQQLLEKLTLALLTLPTEDEYVSVRFYYRGLVYHVIRLIPVDNPNVQTALTYTSALLTLIDELETTLDFLYAIPVIVEYLSKMTAFLSPPVSTNPNVTTTIHLIEDHLKEPELSLPWIAQQIGLSSNYLSALFKQEVGESVPERIRRRRIDASIADLLGTNEPICAIGEKFRFASCTAYINTFKSYKRMTPLQYRQLFHL; translated from the coding sequence GTGGATAATTTTTATACGCTCGACCAACAAATCGTCAGCGCACTGCGAAACGCCCACCCGATTCGAGCCCAGCAATTGCTCGAGAAGTTGACGCTCGCCTTGTTGACATTGCCGACAGAAGATGAGTATGTGAGCGTCCGCTTCTATTATCGCGGCCTCGTCTACCACGTCATCCGTCTCATCCCGGTCGACAATCCGAACGTGCAGACCGCGCTCACCTATACGAGCGCCTTGCTGACGTTGATCGATGAACTGGAGACGACACTCGACTTCTTGTACGCGATTCCCGTCATCGTCGAGTATTTGTCGAAAATGACCGCGTTCCTATCCCCGCCCGTTTCGACGAACCCGAACGTCACGACGACCATCCATTTGATTGAAGACCATCTGAAAGAGCCAGAATTATCGCTCCCTTGGATTGCCCAACAAATTGGATTGTCGAGCAATTACTTGTCAGCTCTGTTCAAACAAGAAGTGGGTGAGAGTGTGCCGGAACGGATTCGACGACGACGCATCGACGCATCCATCGCCGACTTGCTCGGCACGAACGAGCCGATTTGCGCGATTGGCGAAAAGTTCCGCTTCGCGTCCTGCACGGCCTATATCAACACATTCAAATCGTATAAGCGGATGACGCCGCTCCAATATCGCCAGCTGTTCCACCTATAA
- a CDS encoding CTP synthase: MTKYIFVTGGVVSSLGKGITAASLARLLKNRGLNVTIQKFDPYINIDPGTMSPYQHGEVFVTDDGAETDLDLGHYERFIDINLSQNANVTSGRIYSTVLKKERRGDYNGGTVQVIPHITNEIKDRVFRAGRETNADVVITEIGGTVGDIESLPFIEAIRQVKNDIGKENVMYVHCTLVPYLRAAGEMKTKPTQHSVKELRSYGIQPDIIVLRTEHDIPEDMREKIALFCDTRKEAVIEAQDASTLYEVPLNLQKQGMDQLVNDYFGFNTPEADMTAWKELVHTVTHLEKKVKIALVGKYVELRDAYISVAESLKHAGYAFNADIGIDWVNAEDVTAENVETMLGDADGILVPGGFGERGIEGKIEATRYARENNVPFFGICLGMQLATVEFARNVLKLDGAHSAEIDPSTDYPIIDLLPEQKDIEDLGGTLRLGLYPCKLEPGTKAHAAYNQELVYERHRHRYEFNNEYREAFEAEGFKFSGTSPDGRLVEIIEIPEHKWFVASQFHPELISRPERPQRLFHDFIKASLGE, encoded by the coding sequence ATGACAAAGTATATTTTCGTAACAGGTGGGGTAGTATCTTCACTCGGTAAAGGGATCACAGCCGCTTCACTCGCACGTTTGCTCAAAAACCGAGGATTGAACGTGACGATTCAAAAGTTTGACCCGTACATCAACATCGATCCGGGGACGATGAGCCCATACCAGCACGGGGAAGTGTTCGTCACAGATGACGGCGCCGAGACGGACCTTGACCTTGGACACTATGAGCGTTTCATCGACATCAACTTGTCGCAAAACGCGAACGTGACGTCAGGCCGGATCTACTCGACGGTCCTTAAAAAAGAGCGCCGTGGGGATTACAACGGTGGTACCGTCCAAGTCATCCCGCACATCACGAACGAGATTAAAGACCGTGTCTTCCGCGCCGGTCGCGAGACGAACGCGGACGTCGTCATCACGGAGATTGGCGGAACAGTCGGTGACATCGAGTCGCTTCCGTTCATCGAAGCCATTCGTCAAGTGAAAAACGACATCGGCAAAGAGAACGTCATGTACGTCCACTGTACGCTCGTCCCTTACTTGCGGGCGGCCGGTGAGATGAAGACGAAACCGACGCAACATAGCGTCAAAGAGCTCCGCAGTTACGGGATTCAGCCAGACATCATCGTGCTCCGTACTGAGCACGATATTCCGGAAGACATGCGTGAAAAGATCGCCCTCTTCTGTGACACACGTAAAGAAGCGGTCATCGAGGCACAAGACGCATCAACGTTGTACGAAGTGCCGCTCAACCTTCAAAAGCAAGGCATGGACCAGCTCGTCAACGACTACTTCGGTTTCAACACGCCGGAAGCGGATATGACAGCTTGGAAAGAACTCGTCCACACGGTGACGCACCTCGAGAAGAAAGTGAAGATCGCGCTCGTCGGGAAATACGTCGAGCTCCGTGACGCCTACATCTCGGTCGCGGAATCGCTCAAACATGCCGGTTATGCGTTCAACGCCGACATCGGCATCGACTGGGTCAACGCTGAAGACGTGACGGCCGAAAACGTCGAGACGATGCTTGGTGACGCTGACGGGATCCTCGTCCCTGGCGGTTTTGGGGAACGCGGCATCGAAGGGAAAATCGAAGCGACGCGCTACGCACGTGAGAACAACGTCCCGTTCTTCGGGATTTGTCTCGGGATGCAACTCGCGACGGTCGAGTTCGCCCGTAACGTGTTGAAGTTGGACGGTGCCCACTCGGCAGAAATCGATCCATCGACGGACTATCCGATCATCGATTTGCTTCCGGAGCAAAAAGACATCGAAGACCTCGGCGGCACGCTCCGTCTCGGTCTTTATCCGTGTAAGCTCGAGCCGGGCACAAAAGCGCACGCCGCTTACAACCAAGAGCTCGTCTATGAGCGTCACCGCCATCGTTATGAGTTCAACAACGAATATCGTGAAGCGTTCGAGGCGGAAGGGTTCAAGTTCTCAGGGACGAGCCCGGACGGTCGTCTCGTCGAGATCATCGAGATCCCGGAACACAAGTGGTTCGTCGCGTCACAATTCCACCCAGAATTGATTTCGCGTCCAGAGCGCCCGCAGCGCTTGTTCCACGACTTCATCAAAGCCTCACTCGGCGAATGA
- a CDS encoding methyl-accepting chemotaxis protein codes for MALFRKTKPDAYVASIGFPDVTTIAQPADPNLNGRAHYMGYTSAQVKRLQAMAPLVESVLDDVLEGVLDHLMLQPEMVQLATASSTRERLKKVFGDYFRSLLTGNIDDKFLAMRKRMGQTHHHFSVPVVWFLATYSAFNTLLIPKIVETYQQDPAILTESLLALSHAMNLDAQIVTEQYVDARLEEIESANAARAALLHDVSRVSTEVATTMEQTGHAMSETSKRAHQVLSETEQTEKMSRHLMSLTQTNGEQIEQMESEFKQSATYVDASLDRITALKDGSQEIVSMTRSIEQIANQTNLLALNASIEAARAGEHGKGFAVVATEVRTLAENAKQLSSQINVLIHENETNIAALLDQMGQMHRTNDEAMRQLGAVKVGFSTVKDEMGNYVLSFERNKQDLGQMVETISAINETTQGLSHLTSSLLATAEMQ; via the coding sequence ATGGCATTGTTCCGTAAAACAAAACCTGACGCCTACGTCGCGTCAATCGGCTTTCCCGATGTGACGACGATCGCACAACCGGCCGATCCGAATTTAAATGGACGGGCACACTACATGGGTTATACGTCCGCCCAAGTGAAACGACTCCAAGCGATGGCACCGCTCGTCGAATCGGTGTTAGATGACGTGCTAGAAGGTGTACTCGACCACTTGATGCTTCAGCCTGAGATGGTTCAACTTGCTACTGCCTCATCGACGCGTGAACGTCTGAAAAAGGTGTTCGGAGACTATTTCCGCAGCCTGTTGACCGGGAATATCGATGACAAATTTCTCGCCATGCGCAAACGGATGGGACAGACGCATCACCACTTCTCGGTACCGGTCGTCTGGTTCCTTGCAACGTATTCTGCCTTCAACACGTTGCTCATCCCAAAAATCGTCGAGACGTATCAACAAGACCCGGCCATATTGACCGAGTCTCTCCTCGCTTTGTCCCATGCGATGAATTTGGACGCTCAAATCGTCACCGAACAATACGTCGACGCTCGGCTCGAGGAAATCGAGTCGGCGAACGCGGCCCGGGCGGCGCTACTCCATGACGTGAGCCGCGTCAGCACGGAAGTCGCGACGACGATGGAACAGACCGGTCACGCCATGTCCGAGACGAGCAAGCGGGCCCATCAAGTATTGTCCGAGACCGAGCAGACGGAGAAGATGAGCCGCCACTTGATGAGCTTGACGCAGACGAACGGCGAACAAATCGAGCAGATGGAGTCCGAGTTTAAACAGTCGGCGACATACGTTGACGCCTCGCTCGATCGCATTACCGCGCTCAAGGACGGCTCGCAAGAAATCGTCAGCATGACCCGTAGCATCGAGCAGATCGCCAATCAGACGAACTTATTGGCGTTGAACGCCTCGATTGAAGCGGCCCGAGCCGGGGAGCACGGCAAAGGTTTCGCCGTCGTCGCCACTGAAGTAAGGACGCTCGCCGAAAATGCGAAGCAACTGAGCAGCCAAATCAACGTGCTCATCCATGAGAACGAGACGAACATCGCCGCCCTGCTCGATCAGATGGGACAGATGCATCGGACGAACGACGAGGCGATGCGTCAACTTGGCGCCGTCAAAGTCGGTTTCTCGACCGTCAAAGACGAGATGGGCAATTACGTCCTATCCTTTGAACGCAATAAGCAAGACCTCGGCCAAATGGTCGAGACGATCTCGGCCATCAATGAGACGACGCAAGGCTTGTCGCACTTGACGTCTTCCCTATTGGCGACTGCCGAGATGCAGTAA
- a CDS encoding GNAT family N-acetyltransferase, which produces MSPNNTLQIRPIEARDLDRIWELIYKDETPEWKRWDAPYFEHRAIPYETYRQDAEGHIGREDMWVIEVGGTVYGTVSSYYEDAGKEWLEVGIILHQSDRWNRGLGTRALTLWVSHLFTTRATVRVGLTTWSGNERMMRVAEKVGMQLEGRIRNVRVVDGVRYDSIRMGMLREEWEQRQKRNVSI; this is translated from the coding sequence ATGAGTCCTAATAACACGTTACAGATTCGGCCGATTGAGGCACGCGACTTAGATCGCATTTGGGAATTGATTTATAAAGACGAAACGCCGGAATGGAAGCGCTGGGACGCCCCGTATTTTGAACATCGGGCCATCCCGTACGAGACGTATCGCCAAGACGCGGAAGGACACATCGGTCGCGAAGACATGTGGGTCATCGAAGTGGGTGGAACGGTGTACGGGACGGTTTCTTCCTATTATGAGGACGCCGGGAAAGAGTGGCTCGAAGTCGGGATCATCTTGCATCAATCCGACCGCTGGAACCGTGGTCTCGGCACTCGGGCACTCACGCTTTGGGTGAGTCATTTGTTTACGACGCGTGCGACGGTCCGGGTCGGTTTGACGACATGGTCCGGCAACGAGCGGATGATGCGCGTCGCCGAAAAGGTCGGCATGCAGCTTGAAGGAAGGATTCGCAACGTGCGTGTCGTCGACGGCGTGCGGTATGACTCGATTCGCATGGGCATGCTTCGTGAAGAATGGGAACAACGGCAAAAGCGCAACGTCTCAATTTGA
- a CDS encoding glycerol-3-phosphate dehydrogenase/oxidase encodes MEIRNFSAKERAKRYEQLTGERHDVLVVGGGITGAGIALDAASRGMKTAVLEMQDFAAGTSSRSTKLVHGGLRYLKQFEIALVAEVGKERAIVYENGPHVTTPERMLLPMHTGGTFGPLSTAVGLMVYDLLAGVKRAERRLMLKPDEVIQKAPLVKKDGLVGGGYYVEYRTDDARMTIEVAKEAANHGALLLNYSKVTGLIYENGKVVGVNVEDQIDGKTYEVYAKKVINATGPWVDVLREQDGSNKGKMLRLTKGIHLVIDQSKFPLKQAIYFDTPDGRMVFAIPRDGKAYVGTTDTFFDKDKAHPRMTTEDRDYILGAIHYMFPDVSVTADDVESSWAGIRPLIYEEGKDPSEISRKDEVWQSDSGLITIAGGKLTGYRKMSETVVDLVAKLIKQEEGIVFLASRTKHMPMSGGHVGGSKGFEDFLTKKKAELKNLGLEDDKAEQLVRLYGSNIDRVIERMDSNAYDLPEIVYAQLLYGIEEEAVVRAIDFLVRRTGAMFFDIDFVQNYKDGVLRCMADVFKWSDARLEEERAEVEKEIELAVVPVTVE; translated from the coding sequence ATGGAAATCAGAAACTTCTCAGCAAAAGAACGAGCCAAGCGATACGAACAATTGACCGGGGAACGTCACGACGTCCTCGTCGTCGGTGGCGGCATCACAGGCGCAGGGATTGCCCTTGACGCCGCATCACGGGGGATGAAGACGGCCGTTCTCGAGATGCAAGATTTCGCGGCCGGCACGTCGAGCCGTTCGACGAAACTTGTCCACGGGGGACTCCGTTATTTGAAACAGTTCGAAATCGCGCTCGTCGCCGAAGTCGGAAAAGAACGGGCCATCGTCTATGAGAACGGCCCGCACGTCACGACACCGGAACGGATGCTGTTGCCGATGCACACGGGCGGCACGTTCGGACCGCTCTCGACCGCGGTCGGGTTGATGGTGTACGATCTCCTCGCCGGTGTGAAACGGGCCGAGCGCCGACTCATGTTGAAACCGGATGAAGTCATCCAAAAAGCGCCGCTCGTCAAAAAAGACGGTCTTGTCGGCGGCGGTTACTACGTCGAGTACCGCACCGATGACGCGCGCATGACAATCGAAGTCGCGAAAGAAGCGGCGAACCACGGGGCGCTCTTGTTGAACTATTCGAAAGTGACCGGACTCATCTATGAGAACGGCAAAGTCGTCGGCGTCAATGTCGAGGACCAAATCGACGGCAAAACGTACGAAGTGTATGCGAAGAAAGTCATCAACGCGACCGGACCATGGGTCGACGTGCTCCGCGAGCAGGACGGTTCGAACAAAGGGAAGATGCTCCGTTTGACGAAAGGGATTCACCTCGTCATCGACCAATCGAAGTTCCCGCTCAAACAAGCGATCTACTTCGATACGCCGGACGGACGGATGGTGTTCGCCATCCCGCGTGACGGCAAAGCGTACGTCGGTACGACGGATACGTTCTTCGATAAAGACAAGGCGCATCCGCGCATGACGACGGAGGACCGCGACTACATCTTGGGCGCGATCCACTACATGTTCCCGGACGTGTCGGTGACGGCGGACGACGTCGAATCGAGCTGGGCCGGTATTCGCCCGCTCATTTATGAAGAAGGGAAAGACCCGTCTGAGATTTCACGGAAAGATGAAGTGTGGCAGTCAGACAGCGGGCTCATCACAATCGCCGGTGGGAAACTGACCGGTTATCGTAAAATGTCAGAGACGGTCGTCGACCTTGTCGCGAAACTGATCAAACAAGAAGAAGGCATCGTCTTCCTCGCCTCGCGGACGAAGCATATGCCGATGTCGGGCGGCCACGTCGGCGGTTCGAAAGGGTTCGAGGACTTCTTGACGAAGAAGAAGGCAGAATTGAAAAACCTCGGCCTCGAAGACGACAAGGCGGAACAACTCGTCCGTCTGTATGGGTCGAACATCGACCGTGTCATTGAACGGATGGACTCGAACGCGTACGACCTCCCTGAGATCGTATACGCTCAACTCCTTTACGGCATCGAAGAAGAGGCGGTCGTCCGGGCCATCGACTTCCTCGTTCGCCGTACAGGCGCGATGTTCTTTGACATCGACTTCGTTCAGAACTATAAAGACGGGGTACTGCGTTGCATGGCCGACGTCTTCAAATGGTCAGATGCCCGTCTCGAAGAAGAACGGGCCGAGGTCGAGAAAGAGATCGAGCTCGCGGTCGTACCGGTGACGGTCGAATAA
- a CDS encoding TVP38/TMEM64 family protein — translation MRERWMIYGGYGMALVLLSLLPFVVLPTLLLPYQLGWSGVVLLALSIGLLRSIRDGSNTYLKQMLKVTFSLFLLFVFIYYVSFGLILYDTYGLDRLLERYEDQALLVFAAFSFLQPIALPVPEAVSVPIGSVALGPLRAALVGSVATTLGILVMYGFARFGRGRVMRFLDADKLATYDRYVDKYGLGVLLVLFVIPVLPDEVICLAAGFSRVPFVRFLIIAASAKLVTSFGLAYSVTLGELFITGASPFAIVSVTASLILVMLALVWRRRKKGDSN, via the coding sequence ATGCGGGAACGATGGATGATTTATGGAGGATATGGGATGGCGCTCGTCCTGCTCAGCCTGTTGCCGTTCGTCGTCTTGCCGACGCTGTTGTTGCCGTATCAGCTCGGCTGGAGCGGCGTCGTCCTGCTCGCCCTCTCGATTGGGTTGTTGCGTTCGATTCGGGACGGGTCGAACACGTATTTGAAGCAGATGTTGAAAGTGACGTTCAGCCTGTTTTTGTTGTTCGTCTTCATCTATTACGTCTCGTTCGGTCTCATCCTTTACGACACGTACGGGCTCGATCGACTGCTCGAACGCTACGAAGATCAAGCGCTGCTCGTGTTCGCCGCCTTCAGTTTCTTGCAACCGATCGCCTTGCCGGTCCCCGAGGCGGTCAGTGTGCCGATCGGGAGTGTCGCCCTCGGGCCGCTGCGGGCGGCCCTTGTCGGCAGTGTCGCGACGACGCTCGGTATTCTCGTCATGTACGGGTTTGCCCGTTTCGGTCGTGGGCGGGTCATGCGTTTCCTCGATGCGGACAAGCTCGCGACGTACGACCGCTACGTCGACAAGTACGGGCTTGGCGTCTTGCTCGTCTTGTTCGTCATCCCCGTCTTGCCGGATGAGGTCATCTGTCTCGCGGCCGGCTTCAGCCGGGTGCCGTTCGTCCGCTTTCTAATCATCGCGGCGTCCGCCAAGCTCGTGACGTCATTCGGTCTCGCCTATTCGGTCACACTCGGTGAGTTGTTCATTACCGGGGCGAGTCCGTTCGCTATCGTCTCGGTCACGGCGAGCCTCATTCTCGTCATGCTCGCCCTCGTTTGGCGCAGACGAAAAAAAGGAGATTCGAACTGA
- the rpoE gene encoding DNA-directed RNA polymerase subunit delta, producing the protein MNKSLIDFVYEILQKTGEQPVSFDEIREQIRQNYTFASEEEELEKIAQLYTDMNIDGLFVNLGANRWALRVWYPFDKSDEDLVIEARQRGELDEFEEEIDETDEGIVDIEDDLDVFAKGEDFDASEFDTEDDAEKVPDLDEFEDEDLDDDLDVEDEDDL; encoded by the coding sequence ATGAATAAATCGTTGATCGATTTCGTTTACGAAATTCTTCAAAAGACTGGCGAGCAACCAGTTTCATTTGATGAGATTCGTGAGCAGATCAGACAAAACTATACGTTCGCGAGTGAAGAGGAAGAGCTCGAGAAAATCGCGCAACTCTACACAGACATGAACATCGACGGACTATTCGTCAACTTGGGAGCTAACCGTTGGGCGCTTCGTGTTTGGTATCCGTTCGATAAGTCAGACGAGGATCTTGTCATCGAGGCACGCCAACGCGGTGAGCTCGATGAGTTCGAAGAAGAGATTGACGAGACGGATGAAGGCATCGTCGACATTGAAGACGACCTTGACGTCTTTGCAAAAGGTGAAGATTTTGACGCATCTGAATTCGACACAGAAGATGACGCCGAAAAAGTTCCAGATCTCGACGAGTTCGAGGACGAGGACTTGGACGACGACCTCGATGTCGAAGATGAGGATGATTTATAA
- a CDS encoding NADH-dependent flavin oxidoreductase has product MQRMLQPFQFKNGVELPNRLVLAPMTHYSSQPTGEVSEHELAYYRKRAKNVGLAITACAYVTEDGKGFPNAFGVNDDKFIPGLRQLAESLQAEGSKAILQIFHAGRMSPPNLVPNEQPVSASAVAPVREGAVTPRALETEEVEAIIQAFGDATRRAIEAGFDGVEIHGANTYLIQQFFSPHSNRRDDRFGGDVHARLTFPREVIRAVKDATKDADDFLVGYRFSPEEVEEPGITLDDTDVLIDMLLEEGLDYIHASLWNFNTASMRNENVTERSIDRIAKRINGAVPLIGVGQLQRPGQVEDALNVIDLAALGRELIIDPDWLVKVKDGREDEIETELDLDKQAELAVPAPLWNAITTRAGWFPIKDEAVK; this is encoded by the coding sequence ATGCAACGCATGCTACAACCTTTCCAATTCAAAAACGGTGTCGAGCTTCCAAACCGGCTCGTACTCGCACCGATGACCCATTATTCATCGCAGCCGACAGGAGAAGTGTCGGAACATGAACTCGCCTACTACCGGAAGCGAGCGAAGAACGTCGGGCTCGCCATCACGGCCTGTGCCTATGTGACCGAGGACGGCAAAGGCTTCCCGAACGCGTTCGGCGTCAATGACGACAAGTTCATCCCAGGTCTGCGTCAACTCGCAGAGAGCCTTCAAGCAGAAGGATCGAAAGCGATCTTGCAAATCTTCCACGCCGGCCGTATGTCCCCGCCGAATCTCGTCCCGAACGAGCAGCCGGTGAGCGCGAGCGCGGTCGCACCGGTCCGTGAAGGGGCCGTCACTCCGCGCGCCCTCGAGACCGAAGAAGTCGAGGCGATCATCCAAGCGTTCGGTGACGCGACGCGACGTGCCATCGAGGCCGGGTTTGACGGTGTCGAGATTCACGGAGCGAACACGTATTTGATTCAACAGTTCTTCTCGCCGCATTCGAATCGACGTGACGACCGCTTCGGTGGCGACGTCCATGCACGTCTCACGTTCCCGCGTGAAGTCATCCGTGCCGTCAAAGACGCGACAAAAGATGCGGACGATTTCCTCGTCGGCTATCGCTTCTCTCCAGAAGAAGTCGAAGAACCGGGTATCACCCTCGATGATACGGACGTGTTGATCGACATGTTGCTCGAGGAAGGGCTCGATTACATCCACGCCTCCCTCTGGAACTTCAACACCGCTTCGATGCGCAATGAGAACGTGACGGAACGATCAATCGACCGAATCGCGAAACGCATCAACGGCGCCGTCCCGCTCATCGGAGTCGGGCAGTTGCAACGCCCGGGTCAAGTCGAGGACGCGCTCAACGTCATCGATCTCGCCGCGCTCGGTCGTGAGCTCATCATTGATCCAGACTGGCTCGTAAAAGTGAAAGACGGCCGTGAAGACGAGATTGAGACCGAACTCGACTTGGACAAACAAGCCGAGCTTGCCGTCCCGGCCCCGCTCTGGAACGCCATCACGACACGCGCCGGCTGGTTCCCGATCAAAGACGAAGCCGTCAAATAA
- a CDS encoding YxeA family protein has product MVWKNSDHMKRGMPMKRKRLLATTFLLSTLVGWLLIDMDRLFADTYYVRVPSMETAGRDGTDYVYTTIGYHEEKKKRSFTFTSESRLAEGDFLKLYVKDEGTVTTFEKIDERDVPPELKMKQARETGL; this is encoded by the coding sequence ATGGTATGGAAGAATAGCGATCATATGAAGCGAGGGATGCCGATGAAACGGAAGCGACTACTGGCCACGACCTTCTTGCTTTCCACTCTCGTCGGATGGTTATTGATTGATATGGACCGTCTGTTCGCCGACACGTACTACGTGCGCGTCCCGAGCATGGAGACGGCAGGGCGAGACGGCACGGATTACGTCTATACGACGATTGGCTATCATGAAGAGAAAAAGAAACGATCGTTCACGTTCACATCCGAATCACGGCTCGCGGAAGGTGACTTTCTCAAATTGTACGTGAAAGACGAAGGAACGGTGACGACGTTCGAGAAAATCGACGAACGGGACGTCCCGCCTGAATTGAAAATGAAGCAGGCCAGGGAGACGGGGCTTTGA